Sequence from the Notolabrus celidotus isolate fNotCel1 chromosome 14, fNotCel1.pri, whole genome shotgun sequence genome:
GGAAGTTTATTTTTTCCTGCTGCGTTcacttaaaataattcaaatctcTGGgcaattatacaaaaaaaaaattttttattgCAGCTTCTTGCGCAATCAGGCGATGGACACTGCAACCACTGTTGTAGTACTGGAGTTCAGGACTGGAATTTGAGTCCGACTTTGGTCCTGTTTTCAGGACTTGTGACTCAGTTTGGACTCAAGCACTGATGACCTGGACTCAGACTCATAGCATTGACTGCATTCTACATTGGAGAGTAGGAGGGGTAGTGGGGGAGTTGAACTTGGACTGCAGTCCCTGCCAGGAAGCACCATGTACAGATTTTTGCTATGGGGACCCAAACCGTGCTTAAACTCAGGTAATAGAGACTCAACTTGGCGTTGACCTGGATACTTCTTTGGTAACTTGTAATCCGATTTGAACACTGGGAATTTGAGACTCTACTCTGACTAAAGGTTTGGTGATTCAACTACAGTACTAACTGTGACTTTCAGTGGGTACATTTGGGGCTCTCAAGTAGCCAACatgtttaactttaaagcagtttatctaaaaatgttaacactttttttgctAAGTGTCTTTTACCACTTATTGTTTTACCCAACCCTTTCGATCAACTTGGCATACTTCCAGGGTTCTGAGATGACTCTGATGAGAGGATCCCTTGTTTCTTAATGGTTGCATCATTGTCATCATGAAAGGAAATGTTAACTCTCAAATCAGAGATGACTTACTTTGGCAGTACCTGTCCACACCTTACAATGGGCACAGAGTAGAGCCCAGGATTAGTTTGGCTCTGAATTTCCTAGGTGCATTACCAAATATGACAGTATGATTCTGCCTActttaataaacaaaatcatTTGAACACTAGATTTAATTGAAAAAGTGCAAAGAgcataaaatgttgaaaatgaaaagagtcacctgaaaaacacatttcaccaGCAACACGCTTCAAGAAAGTTGGGACAGGAGCATGTTTATCCATTTGTTGcttcacttttcttttattaacaTTCATTTGGGAATCAAGGACAACACTTTTTGGAGTTTCGAAAGTGAGATGTCCTATTCTATTCTTGGGGTGGCTGTGgatcagtgggtagagtcagtcgtaTATAAATcgaaaggttggcggttcaatcccagctccggcagtcacatgtggaagttCCCTCCTTGGGCAAGACTTTGAACCCCAAATGGATGATGGTCCCTTACAATATATCAGCCTCTACtatcagtgagtgagtgtgtgtaataGTGTAAAAGCGCTGTACAAGTGCCATTTACCATTTGCCAGATATCAAATTTCCACAGCTCAACAGTTTAGGGTTTCCTTTGACGTGATTTTTCATTGTATATTGTGCCAAAAGGGACCAGTCGGGACTGCAGCCAGGTCAGTTCAgtacctggactcttctactatgGAGTCATGCTGTGGGAGAAGAGTCTTGCTGAATAAGCAAGGTCTACCCTAAAAAGGCATTGGGCCTCGTTCACCAACATCTTCATAATATTTCTTAAATgtattcttaaaggtgacatatcatgcaaatcgactttttaatggttctctacctgaaatatgtttccctggcatgtctacaaagcccccgaaaatgaaaaatattcatTGTggtcctgttctgatttctccacctttctgtaaatgtgtgtgaaacgagccgtttcagttttcagtgtttttcatacgtcataacgtcatccagtctgtaacggaagtcagagctcggagcttgttcagcccatagactgtataaaatacaactcaacccctcctctgtttttcattacctgcacacgtgtgctaacaaggagcttaggagggaggcatgctagttgtaggctgtcttaataaacacaaaggttggttttactccccacgtctgcagatttgaagatctagtggaagtaAAACGCAAACAGgcttatttgttttttgaaagtaTGAAGTTGTTCCAGTAGTTGATATAAAAACAGATACATTCCAGAGGGCTGGTATCAGAAACACTGCACTGTAGTCCCTGAAGATTTATGTAAATATGTTATCTTTCAGTGCATGTTCTCAGGAGACTGATTTGATCTTAACTTGCTAAGCTGGTCTCAGTGTCCTCTGTATTGGGGCTATCAAAAATGTTTGGAAAGCACTGCTTTCATGTGGCTGCCTTAGTCACGGGATCTTGTGGTTGTGGGACTACTGTATATTGGTATCATCTTGTAGCCAAGGGGCAGGGTGCAACCAGCATAAGAGGAGATGATAATCCCTTCTCTTGCACTTTCATGCAAGGCAGTTCACTGCAGGCTGGGCCAAACTTGCAATCTAGAAGTATCTGCTAGTTTCAGGATTTCAGCAACatagccgtgtgtgtgtgtgtgtgtgtgtgtgtgtgtgtgtgtgtgtgtgtgtgtgtgtgtgtgtgtgtgtgtgtgtgtgtgtgtgtgcgtgtgcgcgtgtgcgtgtgcgtgtatgCGTCTTGCTGTGCGTCCATGCATTCAGGATTTCTGTGTGATACTCCTTGTGTCCCCTTTCACGGATGCCTGTGCAGACATGCTTGTGTCagagtatgtgtgtatttgagcGGCCAAGTGTGCGCTTTAGAGGTGACCAATGCTggaaagagggggagggagaacGGGCCTATTTACTTTGGCAGCTACACAAGGGGAAATTAACTAACTTCAAAGCAAGCGTTCAACTGAATTGTAAAGCAAGCAAAGAGACCTCCACGCAGGAGCTGGCAGACAGGGATACACAGGGAGCCATTACCGGGCTTGCTTGCCGGCTGCACAGTCTTATTTGGTCTACAACAATGGTCAAAGTCTGTattaatgaatgtgtgtgagtgtgtcagaaTTGTATAGTATACTGCatagttatcaatcaatcaatcaatcaaatcaatcaatcacagacatgttatctcaagacacttttacaaacatatcaAGTCTAGAACATACTccatgttcaattattaacaaagacccaacatcaagccaggatacgatccagtcccctcttactgacaggactcgatcttatgtcatcttaatccaccatgagcattgcacctcgcagtatttagctagttacagcagcaaggaaaaacgtccttttaacaggcagaaacctcgagcagagccagactcatgttagacagccatctgccttgaccaaagTTATTTTAATTGCTGAAGTAGAAAATGTTGAGAAATGAACGAGTTAAATGCATTGCAGGAGATTCTCTGGAGCAGCAGCCtgtatgcaataaaaaaaatattagctTAATTCAGGATTTAAATAGCTCTtgctttaaataatttattaaaaatatatacccTTTTTGGAATTGTTTTTCTGTACAGCCCCGTTCTGTTTTGAAAGATCTGCACTATCCGTCTCATAATTATCATATCTCTGATtgatctgattgattgattggatttgaattgattgattggatttgaattgattgattggatttgatttgatttgattgattgattgattgattgattgattgattgattgattgattggttgattggttggttggttggttggttggttggttggttggttggttggttgaaaTGGGAGttgtaaaattgtttttgtgattttgctttgtttttcttgtgacAGGGATGCTGCAGAAGCAGCCCACCATTGAGGACTTTGTGGATGCCCTGGTGTCTGAACTCCAACCGAATTTTGAGACATACATCATGGACTCTGAAACATGAACAATGCCTCTAGCAACATGTGAATGGACTTGAACCTTCAGGAGTCAAAGAGAAGTGTAACTGTAAATGGTTTGGCTAttggaaaaacattttcatttattactGGTTTCCTTTAATTGTCACTTTGACTTTTTTGGTTCATATTACTTTATTTAGCTTTTAATAAAATGCAATAATATAATGACATAAGAATAAAAGACGTATAAGAATAAAAACCTTAAGAACTCCTTATTATCTGTATAAATAGAATGTAAGAAATAGCAGTAAGTTGTATCCCAATCACATGCATGTTTGAAGGATTTTATACCTTGTGtaacttttgtgtgtgtgttttgaagtggggtttTGTGAGGCACCTATTGTGCACTGTACAGCAGGTAACAGCACAACCCCTGTGTGGAGAAGCCAGCCAGGGTTTCTACGTGAAAGCCAAGCTGTGttctgctgcagacagggtctCGGGTAGCACAAACTTTTGTTTTAAGTGTGCAAAATAATCATGAGGTTTTTTTACCCCTTCAACTTTGGACAGCTCCTCTGCAATTTGTCATACACCACTAGAGCTCTGCAAACCGCCTTACACAAACGTATAACTACACTGGATAACTGTGAATACAAACGGCTGCTCCTTTCACAGTAAAGACCCAAGACAAGCAAAACCACAAACAGGCTGCAACATAGCTgtggacagttttttttttttttacaatgaaatcaccaactttaactttaactcgCACCACTGTTGCCCGGCAACcctgctttatttttgtttcccatgctcagctggttgagctgaagtcGGCCGGCTCACCGGCCCGATTCGGCAGAACCACTggatattcctgcagaactctggagattcaggacgcatagaggcagaggacctacgagggaggaggagagctggtataagaaggcGGATGtgtatggagaggagatagaagccatTTCTCTCCTATCTCATCATGGTCAACGTCGTGAGATCTCTGggtaataagatggacgagctaacaggactagctaGGAGTTAGACAGAGCTTCAGCGATGTAGCATGttgtgcttcacggaaacgtggctgcaaCTGAATACTCCTGACCACAActtctccattgacggcttccagactgtccgggcagaccgggatagcacagagagcgctgtgggcctccaaccatattatctgcacagggagatctcacatgtcacataaataaagtatttctgattctgattctgaaagttGTTCTTTTATGTAAAGTCCCCTCCCACCAAATCTATGATTTGAAGAACTTAAACTCCTCACATGAAGTATAGTTCAAGTCCTTTATTTAGATACACACTGTGTGAAAATGACAGTTCAAAATAATCTTCAATATAACAAGGAAAAGAAACCAAATATGCAATAGGTTTTGTCTAtgttacaaaaatataaacctATTGAATATTTTACAGTACTTACAACACATTGGACTCTTTAACATTCCTCATTTCATGATTCTCTTCACAACTCACATTTTAAACTTAACACTCAAAACTTCATATTACCAGCTGCTAGGTAAGTAGAAcagtttgtattattttacagtTGAAGATGCATGATATTAtcaaagcagagcagaggctCATTTTGATTCACTTTGCTCTGCCACAATAAGTAGATACTCCACAATGTTGGAACTTCATTTGATCCTTCTAGGCCAGGGAGTTCACATTCTGTTTGTGTACATCTATATATGCCTTTCCCCTCACATTTTTCTATTCTCTGGCAGTGCTTTTGTTCAAAAAATTGTACATGCTTTGTTTTGACACTATGACGAGGGGCTCTGCAGTCAGCAGCAGGCATGTCTACAAGGCTGCGTGGCCACACCTGAGGGTAGATGCTTGTTGTCTCTAGTGAGGTGGAATCCGGGACCAGTGAGTGATCTGATAAGGAATCTGACTGCAGATGTTAATAACTCCATGGTGGTTCAAGGGTGGAACACAAGCCAATAGAAATCCATTTCATCCTGTAGAGAGAACAacaagagaaacacagacagacattgaTTTAAGACATATTTACATAGAGCCAGCAAGGGGCTGATTTCAAAGAGGATAGTCTTGTCTACATCAAAGAACTCAAAGTGTCTCTTGTTTCTATTACCAGCTGCTCTTTAAAAGACACATACAGTGCTCCAGGCCAGAAACAGGATGCCCAGTAAATCACATGTAGCACTTCTAAAGAAGGTAAATATCTACATAGATCTAGGGTGTTAGTGTCTGCTGAAATTAGAAATAATCGGAGACATTTGAAGCAGTAACTTTAGTGAGTGtgaaaagtgtgttttatatgATCAGTGTGTTTTCTGGAGTGGGAGaggctgtgtttttcttcttgcagTTTGTTCTTTCATACTTCCATCTAGAGTCAAAAGAACTTTAAGCAATTTGTTTCAAAACGGCTGATTTAAGAAGGGAAGAAAGTGGTGACTCAATGCAACTAATGGTCATACATGAGGACAACTGATGTATTTCCAGAGAAGCAAACTAGAGGAGACTATTTAAATATATGCACAGTTTTGAGTCTTTAATCATGCAAAATCTATTATCAAACCTGAACTTTTCTTTTGCTCGAAAGCACCTCACCTTCCTGACTTGTGAAGTGCTGTCTTTGAAGAAGTGAATCTGTTACAGCGTCACAGTTGGTCTGTCTTACAGTTGAAATCGCTCTTGGCTTGCACCTTTCACCTTTATCCATTTCATTTTCCCCGCTCTGTAGTCTCTCTACATGTTCAGAATTACTCAGAGGCTGCCCAAAATACTCTGAGGGCTTAAAAGTTCCTCTCATCTTGGTAGACTCTTTGCATGGAGAGTCTGGATTTTCCCCAAATTGCATCAGGACACCTTCCTCATCCTGGTCTCTATTTCTGGAAAGCACAATATAAAAAAAGGTGTGGTTATTATTACCATAATCTCTATTTACGGCCATACCTAATCatgtttcacttttgtttaaGATGCCTCTGTTCTTGGCAGTTTAGAGAACACAATTCACCACAATCATTTAGAGTATGTATTTAGTCTTCGTCTTATCCCACCATGTACGAGTGCACAATTCTCTCACCTGTCACATAGGCTTTGGGGCTCGAAGGGCCTTCTCTCTTGGCTTCCACCCAGACTGTAGCTCTCATCATAGTACAGAGATGGGATCAGATGGACTGGACCTgaacattacacacacatataagtTACTTATTGAGTCAATGGAAACACAGCTCCAAGACTAAAGGCATCATGAGGAGACCTCAGTGAATCAGTGTGTAGGAATGTGATTTTCTAAGTTTTTATTCAATGACATTCGTGAATTAATACACTACAGTGTCTTCTGGGGTTCATTTTgcaagttttattttacttctacgttaaaaacagacaaccgGATGCAACATAGCATAAGGGAGTCATCCTCATTAAGCTAATGTTCAGCATTAAATAACTAATAAATATGGATCCAAATGCCAGTCTTGGCATTAACAAAGAGGAGGACAATGTTTATTAAAGAGCATATGGCGGACCTCAAgctcttaaagcctctggtaaccaaTTGGCGTGAAATTggcgccatacaaataaagattgattgattgattgattgattgattgattggttgattggttgattgattgattgattgattgattgattgattgattgattgattgattgatagattgattgaacaaaaaaaacgaTAAACTTTCTCAGCAAATATTTTCagaaaaatgtatgtattattgtgaaaaaataaactACCTACAAGTTGCATTTAAAGTACATTTCTGTACTACAAAATCtctttattctgaataaaaaccTACCATAGGTGTGTCCAGGGCCTAGGTGGCATTGACAACAAGGTCTCTGGGGGAAATCATGGGGCCACTGTGAGTCCAGGCAGGAAAGCTCTGCTCCACTGTAGGGGTAATCCTGAGACCTCATTGAGGCTGTTCAGAGAACAAGAGACGGTCAACGACTTAGTCAAACAGTTCTTGACCCAGAACTGTAATGGTGGATTTATGTAGGCTATTTAAATTGTCTTCATAAAAAAGTTGATGAAAGGCCGATGTTATTCTTGCGGCTCCGGTGTTTATTTCACAAACCAAAATGCTCTCTTAGATGTTAGAAAATGCATGACAATTGTGCATTCATCTATCTCTTGCACAACATTGACACATTCACAGTGCAGTATTGTCGTCATTTAGCTGCCTACTGAGTTAACACTAaagcaaggttttatttaaatacatcttttttgtttttctgcattgaTTTTGATTGTTTATCTTGGTTTCAAGCTCAACTCATAAATTAATTATTACAATGAAGTTCCTGAAACTCCAGCTCTTGTCAGCCAACGGATTCTAaaacgttgtttttttttagaagcattgtttttaatgaaatgtgAGAAATGTGTTTGCAGATGTTGTGACCTACCACTTGGTTTCCTCTCCAGCAGTTGTCGTTTGCAGTAGATAACACACAGGACCATCAGGGCCAACATTACAGTTGCCAGAGCACTGCAGATAACTGCAGCCAAGACCATGTCCTGGGGACTACCCACCACTGAGGGAAAAAGAACCAGGTTCACACGCCCAGTGCCTGCAAGGGAGACAGAAAGTTTGCTTTTGTGAGTCAaatagaggcatcagtattaatttaagTCTTCAATTCCTCACCACCCGGACCCCCTCTCATGTAAGATTCACAGCCCCAGGTAAACAAGGAAATTGAAATATGTAAGATATCAGTAAGTGTGAGAAAATCACACTGGACAGACATTAGGATCAATTTTAtgctttggtgttttatttgtgaGTACATGCACTGAATGCACAGATTTAATTATTAAGCTACTGTTAAACGGTTCTCCTTCCTAGAGAGAATCATGCCTTAACGTTGCATACACTCAGAGAAAAATTACCACCAGTGCCATCTTTGCTGGGTGTCAACGGATTCATGGACAGTAGTGTGACAGCTGCTGACAGCCTACCTTTCTCTGATTGTGAGCAAACTGAACGTTGCTTCTTAAGATCCTGTCTAATACTAGGTTTTAATTATTCttttaataactttaaaataactcCTGAAATAGAGAGGGAGTGAGGGTATGAGGGGGCTCAGAATGGGAGTGAGGGAGCATGCCATGAGGCACAAAGGTGGAgagacaagaaacaaaaaaaacaaaaaaacatagcaGACGGGAGTCTTTGTTGAAAGAGCAATGTTTTTCTACAGGCAATGAGCAGATGAGCGGAAATCAATGATTATGTCCATTATAAGAAAGTTGTAGACGactataaaaacagacaaaacacagtCTTATATATTTACAGTCATGGAAAAAATTATTAGACCACccttgttttcttcaatttcttATACTTTTAGTGGTACcaggcattaaaatgaataTTACCTGAAGAATACAATGaacacaacaaaaaatgcaGCTGATTACATAATACTTTATGTCCTATTTGACATGCTTAAGCTTAATTGTATTCCCAGGGTGTATAAGAGGCCATTTCATGTCATAAGCAGCACTGCACATCTAAAGTTCTAGAGTGGTTTCCTGATTGCATTCAAGCCGTAGCACAACTCAGAAGTTGTCAGCTCTCACATAATGCCTAAAACCAAAGAATTATGTGAAGCCACAATTGGCATAGTGATACATATGTTTATCACTTCTCTCCTGGACTATTGTAACTCTTTGTATGTTGATGTTGATCAGTCGTCTACAGCAGgtccaaaatgcagctgcaCGCTTGCTGACTGGGAAGAGACGACAAGATCACATCACGCCTGTACTGGCTTCCCTTCACTGGCTTCATGTCAGTTTCAGGATCCAGTTCAAAATATTGATGTTGGTTTTAGAAGTTTACACGGGTTGGCACCACCATACCTGAGTGAGTGTTTACACCTGCATTCTCCAGCCAGAGCACTGAGAGCCAACTCACCAGATGTTTTTAGATGTGCCAAGATCGAGGCTCAAAACAAGAGGTGACAGAGCTTTCACAGAGTCTGCTCCCACACTGTGGAGCAGTCTGCCTCCTAATATTAGAAATGCTCAGATCACTCAGAGTTTTAAATCTTTACATAAAACAAACCTCTTTGCATTGGCGTTTAATACTTGTTGAgcgagacatccaacattttattttgcctttatttattgtggctttttcttgtgtcatctattgtgtttttaatatctgttcttttttaaCTACTATTCGTTTTTATTGACTGTGTTTCTAAGCTTGTACAGCAATTTGGCCAACTgcgtttgttttaaaatgtgctatataataataataataataataataataataataataa
This genomic interval carries:
- the LOC117825261 gene encoding tumor necrosis factor receptor superfamily member 19-like isoform X1 is translated as MVLKCQHTVSLFLTLHVMYSLLIFIWAEEETRECRELEFKDRFGNCKPCKQCDPGQELSKECGFGYGEDAQCVPCRSSRFKEDRSLQKCKPCLDCGLINRFQKGNCSTTSNAVCGDCLSGRYYRKTKLSGFQDMECIICGEPPPPYEPHCTGRVNLVLFPSVVGSPQDMVLAAVICSALATVMLALMVLCVIYCKRQLLERKPSASMRSQDYPYSGAELSCLDSQWPHDFPQRPCCQCHLGPGHTYGPVHLIPSLYYDESYSLGGSQERRPFEPQSLCDRNRDQDEEGVLMQFGENPDSPCKESTKMRGTFKPSEYFGQPLSNSEHVERLQSGENEMDKGERCKPRAISTVRQTNCDAVTDSLLQRQHFTSQEG
- the LOC117825261 gene encoding tumor necrosis factor receptor superfamily member 19-like isoform X2 codes for the protein MVLKCQHTVSLFLTLHVMYSLLIFIWAEEETRECRELEFKDRFGNCKPCKQCDPGQELSKECGFGYGEDAQCVPCRSSRFKEDRSLQKCKPCLDCGLINRFQKGNCSTTSNAVCGDCLSGYYRKTKLSGFQDMECIICGEPPPPYEPHCTGRVNLVLFPSVVGSPQDMVLAAVICSALATVMLALMVLCVIYCKRQLLERKPSASMRSQDYPYSGAELSCLDSQWPHDFPQRPCCQCHLGPGHTYGPVHLIPSLYYDESYSLGGSQERRPFEPQSLCDRNRDQDEEGVLMQFGENPDSPCKESTKMRGTFKPSEYFGQPLSNSEHVERLQSGENEMDKGERCKPRAISTVRQTNCDAVTDSLLQRQHFTSQEG
- the LOC117825261 gene encoding tumor necrosis factor receptor superfamily member 19-like isoform X3; protein product: MVLKCQHTVSLFLTLHVMYSLLIFIWAEEETRECRELEFKDRFGNCKPCKQCDPGQELSKECGFGYGEDAQCVPCRSSRFKEDRSLQKCKPCLDCGLINRFQKGNCSTTSNAVCGDCLSGRYYRKTKLSGFQDMECIICGEPPPPYEPHCTGRVNLVLFPSVVGSPQDMVLAAVICSALATVMLALMVLCVIYCKRQLLERKPSGPVHLIPSLYYDESYSLGGSQERRPFEPQSLCDRNRDQDEEGVLMQFGENPDSPCKESTKMRGTFKPSEYFGQPLSNSEHVERLQSGENEMDKGERCKPRAISTVRQTNCDAVTDSLLQRQHFTSQEG